Proteins encoded together in one Marispirochaeta sp. window:
- the msrB gene encoding peptide-methionine (R)-S-oxide reductase MsrB: protein MRRYTIALVLLLVLPGFFSAAESQTRRLKGYPVQTDKEELDFQVQLSEQEWRERLTDDQYYILCEEGTEYAFSGKYDKFYEKGTYYSAATGQPLFSSETKFDSGSGWPSFYAPIDADAVTLIEDNSLFMRRIEVVDSLSGAHLGHVFTDGPDPTGLRFCINSDALIFVPEGGEPPEIMEH from the coding sequence ATGCGACGATATACTATCGCCCTGGTATTGCTGCTGGTGCTGCCCGGGTTTTTTTCTGCGGCTGAATCTCAAACCCGTCGGCTTAAGGGGTATCCGGTTCAAACCGACAAGGAGGAGCTTGACTTTCAGGTGCAGCTCTCTGAGCAGGAGTGGCGGGAACGTTTGACGGACGATCAGTACTATATCCTGTGTGAAGAGGGCACGGAGTACGCCTTCAGCGGCAAGTACGACAAGTTTTACGAGAAGGGGACCTATTATTCGGCAGCTACTGGACAGCCCCTTTTCAGTTCCGAGACAAAATTCGATTCCGGCAGCGGCTGGCCCAGTTTTTACGCGCCCATTGATGCCGACGCGGTAACCCTGATTGAGGATAATTCGCTCTTTATGCGGCGTATCGAGGTCGTCGATTCATTGAGCGGTGCTCATCTGGGGCACGTGTTTACCGATGGACCCGATCCGACGGGTCTGCGCTTCTGCATTAACTCTGATGCCCTGATCTTCGTTCCCGAGGGCGGGGAGCCGCCGGAGATCATGGAGCACTGA
- a CDS encoding glutamine--tRNA ligase/YqeY domain fusion protein: MSDADTRKNFIWEAVDNDLAAGKVHDKVVTRFPPEPNAYLHIGHAKAIYIDFETARRYGGYCNLRMDDTNPLKEEQEYIDGIQEDVRWLGYQWENLTYASDYFERIYELAEELIKKGLAYVDDLSADQIREYRGTLTEPGKESPYRNRSVEENLDLFRRMRKGEFKDGERVLRAKIDMSSGNINMRDPVMYRIQHTSHYRQGDAWCIYPMYDWAHGLEDSFEGITHSLCTLEFEDHRPLYEWFLEQLPVHRPRQIEFSRLQITNTLLSKRFYVRLMQDGLISGWDDPRVPTIRGLRRRGYTPEAIKAFVEMIGISKSHSIIDSGQLEYCLREDLNRRALRRMAVLKPLKVTISNYPEDQEEWFEGENNPEDPEGGSRKIPFCGELYIEEDDFMIDPPKKFFRLAPGKEIRLKHAYYVTCTDYRTDSSGKVVEVICTYDPASRGGWSNDGRKVRGTSHWVSARHAVDAEVRNYSELFSEERPWEHDGDFAKIMNSDSLEIVKGVKIEPALADEARGEVNGSIQGIFQFLRQGYYTVDLDSTPKAPVFNRTVGLKDTWAKLKNRG, encoded by the coding sequence ATGAGCGATGCTGATACCAGGAAAAACTTCATCTGGGAGGCCGTTGACAATGACCTTGCCGCAGGGAAAGTACACGACAAGGTTGTAACACGCTTTCCACCGGAGCCGAACGCCTACCTGCACATTGGTCATGCCAAGGCTATTTATATAGATTTTGAAACCGCCCGGCGCTACGGCGGATACTGCAATCTGCGCATGGACGACACCAATCCCTTAAAGGAAGAGCAGGAGTATATCGACGGCATCCAGGAGGATGTTCGCTGGCTTGGGTATCAGTGGGAAAATCTGACCTATGCTTCGGATTACTTTGAGCGGATCTATGAACTGGCAGAAGAACTTATAAAGAAAGGTCTTGCCTATGTGGATGACCTCTCTGCCGACCAGATACGGGAGTACCGTGGAACCCTTACGGAACCGGGAAAGGAGAGCCCTTACCGAAACCGCAGCGTGGAGGAGAATCTGGATCTGTTCCGCCGCATGCGCAAGGGGGAGTTCAAGGACGGAGAGCGGGTCCTCCGGGCAAAGATCGACATGAGTTCCGGCAATATTAATATGCGCGACCCGGTTATGTACCGCATTCAGCATACAAGCCACTACCGCCAGGGCGACGCCTGGTGTATTTACCCCATGTACGACTGGGCTCACGGGCTGGAGGACTCCTTTGAAGGGATTACCCACTCCCTGTGCACCCTGGAGTTCGAAGACCACAGGCCGCTGTACGAATGGTTTCTGGAGCAGCTGCCGGTGCACCGACCGCGGCAGATTGAGTTCTCCCGTCTGCAGATAACCAACACCCTGCTGTCGAAGCGTTTCTACGTGCGTCTGATGCAGGATGGTCTTATCTCCGGATGGGACGACCCGCGGGTGCCGACAATCCGGGGCTTACGTCGCCGCGGCTATACCCCAGAGGCTATCAAGGCTTTTGTGGAGATGATCGGCATATCCAAATCTCACAGCATTATCGATTCCGGACAGCTGGAATACTGTCTGCGGGAAGACCTCAACAGGCGGGCGCTGCGCCGGATGGCGGTACTCAAGCCCCTCAAGGTGACCATAAGCAACTATCCTGAAGATCAGGAAGAGTGGTTCGAAGGAGAAAATAATCCGGAGGATCCCGAAGGGGGGAGCAGAAAAATACCCTTCTGCGGGGAGCTCTACATTGAGGAAGACGATTTTATGATCGATCCTCCCAAAAAGTTTTTCCGTCTTGCTCCGGGAAAGGAAATACGCCTTAAGCACGCTTACTATGTAACCTGCACCGATTACCGTACCGACAGTTCCGGCAAGGTTGTGGAGGTTATCTGTACCTACGATCCGGCCAGCCGGGGCGGCTGGAGCAATGACGGACGCAAGGTCAGGGGAACCAGCCACTGGGTCAGTGCCCGGCATGCAGTGGATGCGGAGGTCCGGAACTACAGTGAGCTGTTTTCCGAGGAACGTCCCTGGGAACACGATGGTGATTTTGCGAAGATCATGAATTCCGATTCCCTGGAGATTGTTAAGGGTGTAAAGATAGAACCTGCCCTGGCAGACGAAGCCCGGGGAGAGGTGAACGGCTCAATACAGGGAATTTTCCAGTTTCTGCGCCAGGGATACTACACAGTGGACCTTGATTCCACACCCAAGGCCCCGGTTTTCAACCGCACCGTCGGTTTAAAGGATACCTGGGCGAAGCTGAAAAACCGGGGATGA
- a CDS encoding type III pantothenate kinase, which produces MLLAIDIGNSNIVFGLCGSLGWVDHWRIHTDHEKMPDEYAVLFRDILREESVPREAIGTTIISSVVPHLTEKIKEVTLALTGKEPLIVGPGIKTGVKIRTDNPTEVGSDLVCNAIAAYERVKGNCIIVDFGTALTFTAVNDKGELMGVAIAPGIQAGAEALAASTAQLPQVWLQKPDHAIGRNTTQSIRSGILFGYAGLVEGLIRRIRAELGGEAIVIATGGRASAIAPLTDCITLVEPWLILEGLRLIAQKNNWSAQRAV; this is translated from the coding sequence ATGCTGCTGGCAATTGATATCGGCAACTCGAACATCGTATTCGGACTCTGCGGCAGCCTGGGGTGGGTTGACCATTGGAGGATCCACACAGACCACGAAAAGATGCCCGACGAATACGCTGTGTTGTTTCGTGATATCCTCCGGGAAGAGAGCGTCCCCCGGGAAGCCATTGGTACCACTATTATAAGCTCGGTAGTTCCTCATTTAACAGAGAAGATCAAGGAAGTCACCCTGGCGCTCACCGGCAAAGAACCGCTTATCGTCGGCCCAGGCATTAAAACCGGGGTAAAAATCCGCACAGATAACCCGACGGAGGTCGGCTCGGACCTGGTCTGTAACGCCATTGCCGCCTACGAAAGGGTCAAAGGCAACTGCATTATTGTCGATTTCGGTACGGCCCTGACCTTTACCGCGGTTAACGACAAGGGGGAGCTGATGGGAGTGGCCATCGCACCGGGAATCCAGGCGGGAGCGGAGGCTCTGGCGGCCTCCACCGCCCAACTGCCCCAGGTGTGGCTCCAGAAACCGGATCATGCCATCGGCAGGAACACCACCCAGTCCATCCGCTCAGGGATCCTTTTCGGTTATGCCGGCCTGGTGGAGGGCCTTATCCGTCGCATACGGGCTGAGCTTGGTGGAGAGGCCATTGTAATTGCCACAGGAGGCCGGGCTTCGGCCATTGCCCCCTTAACGGACTGTATTACTCTGGTAGAACCATGGCTGATCCTGGAAGGACTGCGTCTGATCGCCCAAAAAAACAACTGGTCCGCACAAAGAGCCGTATAA
- a CDS encoding ECF transporter S component gives MNTRIRFLVITGALGALSIVLTLTPLGFIPWVSGASLTTMHIPVIVGAIIEGPVAGAIIGGIFGLFGMIRAAIAPQGPLDPFFVNPLVSLLPRLLIGPAAWAVWHLLKRFPVPALIMAGIAGSLVNTILVLSILGLLEALPWGVIFGVAVANGLPEAGAAALITLAVVAAWKRIDTGKGRSTLPDLPDEGESD, from the coding sequence ATGAACACGCGGATACGTTTTCTGGTCATTACCGGGGCCCTCGGAGCCCTCTCCATCGTCCTGACCCTTACCCCCCTGGGATTCATTCCCTGGGTCTCCGGAGCCTCCCTTACAACCATGCATATTCCTGTTATTGTGGGAGCCATTATCGAAGGACCTGTTGCCGGAGCCATTATCGGCGGAATCTTCGGCCTCTTTGGAATGATCCGCGCGGCGATAGCTCCTCAGGGACCTCTGGATCCTTTTTTCGTCAATCCTCTGGTCTCCCTGCTGCCCAGGCTCCTGATAGGGCCCGCGGCCTGGGCTGTCTGGCACCTGCTGAAACGCTTCCCCGTACCAGCCCTGATTATGGCGGGTATCGCCGGCAGCCTTGTAAACACGATCCTTGTATTGAGCATCCTGGGGCTGCTTGAGGCCCTTCCATGGGGAGTGATTTTCGGTGTTGCCGTTGCCAACGGTCTGCCGGAGGCGGGAGCCGCGGCGCTGATAACCCTGGCGGTGGTAGCAGCATGGAAGCGGATAGATACCGGAAAGGGACGCTCAACCCTGCCGGACCTGCCCGATGAGGGAGAGTCTGACTGA
- a CDS encoding peptidylprolyl isomerase, whose protein sequence is MHIVQKKTAPSVISAMVVLVCLLVLAGPAFAGGGKEKSADNTVKTEQSATDAQPQTQNGEETESADDTDKKRSSLSINTGAIASVNGEAVTEEAFNAQINNLRKSYRAQRGGDIPADELEKLKKQVVQAMITKNVLLQNFRELGFSVDPDRVEQEIQNVKNKYGSEEEFRKSMADQGYDMERLRKEITQSLQVFMIQQHVVKDVEVTEEEMRRAYNSHLDQITQPETIRARHILVSVEEGASEEDKTAAREKIEAIQDELEGGADFAELAKEKSEGPSSKNGGDLGYFPADKMVPSFSDAAFALQPGEVSDIVETRFGYHIIKLEDRKDAWLPSFDEVKGELRPQLEQQKAQLVFQEYVQRLQSQAKIEILRPDLKPEQQ, encoded by the coding sequence ATGCACATTGTACAAAAGAAAACCGCACCGTCCGTCATTTCTGCAATGGTGGTTCTGGTTTGTCTCCTGGTCCTGGCGGGCCCTGCTTTCGCCGGCGGCGGCAAAGAGAAATCTGCGGACAATACGGTAAAAACCGAACAGTCCGCGACAGATGCGCAGCCGCAGACACAAAACGGAGAAGAGACAGAATCCGCGGACGATACGGACAAAAAACGCAGTTCCTTGTCGATCAATACCGGCGCGATTGCCTCGGTAAACGGAGAAGCTGTTACCGAGGAGGCCTTTAACGCCCAGATAAATAACCTGCGTAAAAGTTATCGCGCCCAGCGAGGCGGCGATATTCCGGCGGATGAACTTGAGAAGCTGAAGAAACAGGTCGTGCAGGCCATGATCACAAAAAATGTACTGCTTCAGAATTTCCGTGAACTTGGATTCTCCGTTGATCCCGACCGGGTTGAGCAGGAAATACAGAACGTTAAGAATAAATACGGTTCGGAAGAAGAATTCAGGAAATCCATGGCCGATCAGGGCTATGACATGGAGCGCCTTCGTAAAGAGATTACCCAGAGCCTGCAGGTTTTCATGATCCAGCAACACGTGGTAAAGGACGTGGAGGTAACGGAAGAAGAGATGCGCCGGGCATATAACTCGCACCTGGACCAGATAACCCAGCCTGAAACTATCCGGGCCCGTCACATTCTGGTAAGCGTGGAAGAAGGGGCTTCGGAAGAAGATAAAACAGCAGCCAGAGAAAAGATCGAGGCTATTCAGGATGAACTGGAAGGGGGAGCGGATTTTGCAGAACTGGCAAAGGAGAAATCCGAAGGCCCCAGCAGCAAGAACGGCGGCGATCTTGGCTATTTTCCTGCCGACAAAATGGTCCCCAGTTTCTCCGATGCCGCATTCGCTCTTCAGCCTGGAGAGGTAAGCGATATCGTCGAAACCCGTTTCGGGTACCATATAATAAAACTGGAAGACCGCAAGGATGCCTGGCTTCCCAGCTTTGACGAAGTAAAAGGGGAACTGCGGCCCCAGCTGGAACAACAGAAGGCCCAGCTTGTTTTTCAGGAGTATGTCCAGAGACTGCAGAGCCAGGCAAAAATCGAAATTCTGCGTCCCGACCTGAAGCCTGAACAGCAGTAA
- a CDS encoding energy-coupling factor transporter transmembrane component T produces the protein MRDFGSFGGGFDLFRRQAVSGSLGHLHPGVKAAGLIFGVGVISLVNSASGLLLLLCSLLLAARTSGLKAGILLKPLLPIAPFLVLVVLVHGLTRSSGPGEALLSQSDLLPMTIMAVRIITLMGWIGLSSAIVTTPEVSYGIEALFSPLVRFHFPAGELGLIATVTFRFIPFLREESERLAKAQTARGGNLGFRSRNPVRRIRAALPTMIPLFIGTLRRAEILAESMHLRGYDEKRTRIRLRRYPLCRNDLFWPAAAIAVLGAAVFIQYADVDARLVRTLINIFISVKGVTV, from the coding sequence ATGAGGGATTTTGGAAGTTTCGGCGGCGGCTTCGATCTTTTCCGCAGACAGGCCGTATCCGGGTCTCTCGGTCATCTTCACCCGGGGGTTAAAGCCGCGGGCCTGATTTTCGGTGTCGGTGTAATCAGTCTGGTAAACAGCGCCAGCGGCCTGTTGCTGCTTCTCTGCAGCCTTCTTCTGGCAGCCCGCACAAGCGGTCTCAAGGCCGGGATACTGCTCAAACCCCTGCTGCCCATAGCACCCTTTCTGGTGCTGGTAGTACTGGTCCATGGGCTCACCCGCAGCAGCGGCCCCGGGGAGGCATTGCTTTCACAAAGCGACCTGCTACCCATGACCATTATGGCTGTAAGAATAATCACCTTGATGGGCTGGATCGGACTGTCAAGCGCCATCGTTACAACGCCGGAGGTAAGTTACGGCATAGAGGCCCTCTTTTCGCCTCTGGTGCGTTTCCATTTTCCTGCCGGAGAACTGGGACTCATCGCCACCGTCACCTTTCGGTTTATTCCCTTTCTGCGGGAAGAGAGCGAGCGCCTTGCGAAGGCCCAGACCGCCAGGGGCGGTAACCTCGGATTCAGGTCCCGGAATCCCGTACGAAGGATACGCGCCGCCCTTCCCACCATGATCCCCCTCTTTATCGGGACCCTGCGGAGAGCAGAGATCCTGGCGGAATCCATGCACCTTCGGGGCTACGATGAAAAGCGGACCAGAATACGTCTGCGCAGGTATCCCCTTTGCAGAAACGACCTGTTCTGGCCCGCGGCAGCTATTGCTGTTCTTGGAGCGGCAGTCTTTATACAGTACGCCGATGTAGACGCCCGTCTGGTACGGACGCTTATCAATATTTTTATCAGTGTCAAAGGAGTTACAGTATGA
- a CDS encoding universal stress protein, which translates to MKTILIAHDFSDLSGPVLRYGSDLAKAWQAKLLLLHTEPPQTGYIYYSPGYTYHGILGFGLDESVRREIEVEQLKNDKHALELIEKRLRDDGLDVEAVLMTGDPAQAILETAEEQGVDVIVVGAHAHGAFYKLLFGCVDSELIRRASCPVLVIPETAVDREK; encoded by the coding sequence ATGAAGACTATTTTAATTGCCCATGACTTCTCCGATCTCAGCGGTCCGGTACTGCGTTACGGCTCGGATCTGGCAAAAGCCTGGCAGGCAAAACTGCTGCTGCTTCACACCGAACCGCCCCAGACAGGTTATATCTACTACTCACCGGGGTATACCTACCATGGAATCCTTGGGTTCGGGCTTGACGAATCAGTACGCAGGGAAATAGAGGTTGAACAGCTGAAAAACGACAAGCATGCTCTTGAGCTCATCGAAAAACGGCTCAGGGATGACGGGCTTGATGTTGAGGCCGTGCTGATGACCGGCGACCCCGCCCAGGCTATTCTTGAAACTGCTGAAGAACAGGGCGTAGATGTTATAGTTGTCGGCGCCCATGCACACGGAGCTTTTTACAAGCTGCTTTTCGGCTGTGTTGATTCAGAACTGATTCGCCGCGCCTCGTGTCCCGTCCTGGTAATTCCGGAAACAGCAGTGGACAGGGAAAAGTAG
- a CDS encoding chemotaxis protein CheW: MSGPQSTINTLTRQYLTFHLENELYAVDVRNVREVLEVPRITRIPRMPEFMKGVINLRGSVVPVIDLRLKLELSTAEETESTSIIILEVFHNGQELQVGAFVDSVDEVIEIDEASIEPAPKFSTQINADFINGIGKMDEEFVIILNTLKVFSETELGILSAANDETPQAE; encoded by the coding sequence ATGTCGGGTCCGCAATCTACAATTAACACCCTAACACGTCAATATCTGACCTTCCATTTGGAGAACGAGCTGTACGCTGTTGACGTCCGGAACGTACGGGAAGTACTGGAAGTTCCCAGAATAACCAGGATTCCGCGCATGCCTGAGTTCATGAAAGGAGTAATCAACCTCCGGGGCAGCGTTGTGCCGGTAATCGACCTGCGGCTTAAACTGGAACTGTCGACGGCGGAAGAGACAGAAAGCACCAGTATTATCATACTGGAAGTTTTCCATAACGGACAGGAACTGCAGGTCGGCGCCTTCGTTGATTCCGTGGACGAAGTTATCGAAATAGACGAGGCCAGCATAGAACCAGCCCCCAAGTTCAGCACCCAGATCAATGCCGACTTTATTAACGGCATCGGAAAAATGGACGAGGAGTTCGTCATTATTCTGAACACCCTGAAGGTGTTCAGTGAAACCGAGCTGGGCATTCTCTCGGCCGCCAATGACGAAACACCGCAGGCAGAATAG